CTCAGATATGAGCAGTGCACGGCCATCTGGTTCCGAACTGGTGGAGAGTGCCCCCTGTTCTCTGGGACTGGGCAGTCACACCTCTGGTCTGGATTGGAGGAGGGGGCGCCCTTGTTTCCTGGGGTCAGGATCAGTAGATGGCGTTGGTGCCCTGCCCCTGTCCCCTTTACTGGGGGATGCCCATTTCCCAGCTGCTGTGAATACTGGCCACTCACGGCTTGTAGCTGCCCCTGGAGAAGGGACCTTGACTGAGTGGGAGGCACTACCCCTTCCTCCCAACCCTCCTGCCCTCTGGGTGGCCTGGGGCCAATGACTGACTGATATGAGAGTTCCAAAGCCAGGTGCCTTTTCCTCCAGTGGGAACAACTCTGTGGCGGGAATTATGGTCCAAAGGCCCCTCCCTCCACAGGGGTCAGGCCGAGGCTAACTTGCCCTGAGCCCATACCCTGCTCAGCTCAGCCCCCAGCTCAACCCCGTCCCCCCATCCCACTGCCCTTGCTCCGCCTTCACATGCTCACGAATTCCTGCCACTGGCTCAGCTCAGGGACCCTGACCTAGGGAGAGGGgaccctctcatcttgtcccatAATCAGGGGTAGGCATGGAGGCTCTCCATGGACCACAGGGGAAACAGCCCCCCAGGCTCAGCTCATCTGTGTGGCCTTGGAaattcccctcccctctccagagcaaagtctcctcacctgtaaatgaGACCTTTAGGCTGGATTTaggtaaaacaacaacaaaacatataaacaaacaagaaagcacTATGCTGAACTCCCTGGGCGAGGTGTGGTGGGGGATTCAGACAAACAAGACACAGTCACCTCCACCAAGCGGCTCACAGGCcatttactcatttaacaaacatttattgaaggccCTGGCACCTGGATGACTCAGCATCCTGCCCCTATGGACTCACAAACTGATGGGGAGAATCAGCCACCCAGATTCGGGGAGATGGCAGAGGCATGGGCTAGGCTGGCACAAGCAGAAGGCAGTTAAGGCTGTCCTTGGGGTTCCAGGAAGGgtcccagaggagggaggaagggcattccaggcagagggaacagcatctTGTAGGCATGAGGCATGTCACAGCATGGTGTATCTGGTTGGGGAACCACGAGTCCTTTGGTATTGTCAGTGGGTGtaaggagggaggaagtggggagtgAGGTTGGGGAGGTCAGCAGGGGCCAGGCTGAGGGCGgtaggggtggtggtggtggtggaagaaTTCTTAAGGCACAAGGAATGACATGTTCCAGATTCATTTATAGGAAAACCACTCTGTCCCCGCCGTAGTGGAGGGCAGACAGGAGAGGCCCAGTGAGAGGCAGGTGGTAAGGCTGTGGGGTGGAGATGAGGGGCAGACTCAGGAGGCATTTAGGGTGGGAATTAGTGGGATTTGGTGCTGCACTGAGatgtggggtgaggggctgggagatggggaggggatgAGGATGTCAGGCCAGCTCCCAGCTTGGACCACTGACTGGATGGCAGTgccatgggggtgggggtggtgatcTGCGAGGAGGGCAGGTTTGGGGGAAGATGACGACGAGGTCAGCTTGGGAGTTGCTGAGTGGGAGACACCTAGGGGCCTCCTGGAGGGTTGTCCATGGGCAGCTGGTGGGGGCTCTGGGGCTCAGAGGCAAGTCCAGGCTGGAGGTTGGTTTTGGGAGTTGCCGAGGTCTGAGtggtagggggaggggagggtgagggAATGTGTAAAGAGAAGGGCAATTCCTCAGACTTGAGGATCTTTGAGTGACTCTTCAGCTTGGACACTCTCAATGGGTCCCTTGCGCATGGGGATATGCCTCCTAAACACCCTGGCAGAACCCCCATCCTGGACCTGCTCTCAGCAagccttcccctcccacccccagagagGACCTGTGCTGGGCAGGGTGAGGGAATGGGGGAGGCAGGGGCCTCTTGAGCCACACACATCCATCTGAGGGACACTCGCTGGGAACTGACTTGCACAGGGCTCAGGGGCTCCTGGGGTCCCTCTCCTCTTGCCTTGACAGCTGGTTGCAGCTCCAGAGACCTCTGGAGCAGCCTCAGGTCATTCCCCACCATGTCCCGGGGACAcactgtgtgtgtgaatgtgtgtgtgtgtgtgtgtgatgggtgAACCTGGATCTGATGTTCTGGAGCTCAGGTGCCCGCCAAGTGACCTTGGCCTCCTCTCTGAGGTCCATCGTGAAGCCCCCTGCTTTCcactccacccctccccacctggTCTGCAAAGTTCTGGGAAAATCATATTTATTAAGGGTTTTGGCCTACTCTATTGCCACATATAAAATCCTCACTAGCCATCAACTTCCCTGTCCTGAGGCTCAGGACCTAGAGACGGAACAGTTCCCCCACTGGCCCCTGGGTGGACTTCCTGAGCCCCACAACTACCCTCCTCACCTGACCTGCCACAGAAAAGATGCCACTGCCCTGCCGTGGCCTTAGGGAGCAGGCGGGGGGTCGCTTGGTCCCAGCTGCCCGCTTCACAGGTTATGGATACACAGCTGCGTCCACTGTGGCGGAGCCGGCCTTCATTAGGACAGAGGTCCCGTCTTGGTGGGGCTCTCCCTGGGAGAGGGCATATGGTGGGCATGTATCTGGTAGGTGACCGTGGCGCCGAGACTTCTGATGCCTGGGGCCGAGGGTCTCCAGGCACCTCTTGCCCACGAGGTAGGTGACCTCACTGAGGTTGAGCAGGATGCAGATCACAGCTGTGGCCACCATGAAGTAGGTGAAGACCTTCTTCTCTGTGGGTCGGGAGATGTAGCAGTCCACTGTGTGGGGGCAGGGCGACTCAGAGCAGGCCACCACGCGGGGCATGTCGTAATTCTGGTAGAGGCGGTGGAAGATGTAGAGGAAGCCAGAGTCCACGGCGGCCTTGAAGATGAGACTCAGTAAGTACGTCCAC
The genomic region above belongs to Equus caballus isolate H_3958 breed thoroughbred chromosome 2, TB-T2T, whole genome shotgun sequence and contains:
- the GJB4 gene encoding gap junction beta-4 protein; protein product: MNWAFLQGLLSGVNKYSTALGRIWLSVVFIFRVLVYVVAAEEVWDDEQKDFICNTKQPGCPNVCYDEFFPVSHVRLWALQLILVTCPSLLVVMHVAYREERERKHRLKHGPNAPSLYDNPSKKRGGLWWTYLLSLIFKAAVDSGFLYIFHRLYQNYDMPRVVACSESPCPHTVDCYISRPTEKKVFTYFMVATAVICILLNLSEVTYLVGKRCLETLGPRHQKSRRHGHLPDTCPPYALSQGEPHQDGTSVLMKAGSATVDAAVYP